A stretch of Acipenser ruthenus chromosome 1, fAciRut3.2 maternal haplotype, whole genome shotgun sequence DNA encodes these proteins:
- the LOC117403763 gene encoding chymotrypsin-C-like translates to MIPIVLVVFLFASAYGCGVPAIQPAVSRVVNGVDAVPHSWPWQISLQYLRDSEWRHTCGGSLIATNWVLTAAHCINKDLTYRVEVGKQNLKEVEAGSKAIAADKLFVHEKWNPIFVAFGNDVALVKLAEHVTLSDSIRLACIPEPEAILPNNQPCYITGWGRLYTNGPIADNLQQALMPVVDHATCSKPDWWGVALRTTMVCAGGDGIVGGCNGDSGGPLNCRNSLGIWEVHGIASFVSGLGCNYIRKPTVFTRVSAFNGWIDQTISAN, encoded by the exons CCTACGGGTGCGGAGTCCCGGCTATCCAGCCTGCTGTGTCCAGGGTGGTGAATGGAGTGGATGCCGTCCCTCACAGCTGGCCATGGCAG ATCTCCCTGCAATACCTGAGAGACAGCGAATGGAGGCACACCTGTGGAGGCTCTCTGATCGCCACTAACTGGGTTCTGACTGCTGCTCACTGTATCAA CAAAGATTTGACCTACAGAGTGGAAGTGGGAAAGCAAAACCTGAAGGAAGTTGAGGCTGGATCAAAGGCCATCGCAGCAGACAAGCTCTTTGTTCATGAGAAATGGAACCCCATTTTTGTAGCGTTTGG GAATGATGTTGCCCTGGTCAAACTGGCAGAGCATGTGACCCTGAGCGACAGCATCAGGCTGGCCTGTATCCCTGAACCCGAGGCCATCCTGCCCAACAATCAACCCTGCTACATCACAGGCTGGGGCAGGCTCTACA CTAACGGCCCCATCGCTGACAATCTCCAGCAGGCTCTGATGCCCGTGGTTGACCATGCTACCTGCTCCAAGCCTGACTGGTGGGGTGTTGCTCTCAGGACCACCATGGTGTGCGCTGGCGGTGACGGCATTGTGGGAGGATGCAAT GGTGACTCTGGTGGACCCCTGAACTGCCGGAACAGTCTTGGAATCTGGGAGGTGCATGGCATCGCTAGCTTCGTGTCCGGGCTGGGCTGCAACTACATCAGGAAACCGACCGTCTTCACCCGCGTGTCTGCTTTCAATGGCTGGATCGATCAG accaTAAGTGCCAACTAA